A stretch of Rhododendron vialii isolate Sample 1 chromosome 4a, ASM3025357v1 DNA encodes these proteins:
- the LOC131321929 gene encoding uncharacterized protein LOC131321929, producing MLRACPWWLPNLLSFHVLPPTMREEFDVDFSHPHVKAVTDYMLHGRYSDYRHQLYCCVKSFPTIEEAREHPDAEIDPNYWNHICDYMNTKEYIEKSKANTTKRSNMKVLHCCGSKSFVRRREELKESEMGRIEFYKATHYKNGFWTSDGAEKNYNEMIKLKNQPVPEGETPMTEDQICDKVLSHAIGYVRGLGYGVRPDTSIKVAHAMRGQLQECTNRADEAERRAEVAEQRAEVAERRAEELTEEVISQRSTIDSLTVKTNRLESLYEKLASRMDMGSSPTST from the exons ATGTTGAGGGCATGTCCGTGGTGGCTGCCCAACCTACTCAGCTTCCATGTATTGCCACCAACAATGAGG GAGGAGTTTGATGTAGACTTCAGCCACCCACATGTCAAAGCCGTTACTGATTACATGCTACATGGACGTTACTCTGACTACCGTCATCAACTCTATTGTTGCGTCAAGTCATTTCCCACAATAGAAGAGGCTCGTGAGCACCCAGATGCTGAAATAGATCCCAACTATTGGAATCATATATGTGATTATATGAACACAAAAGAATATATT GAGAAGAGTAAAGCAAATACAACCAAACGATCTAACATGAAAGTTCTTCACTGTTGCGGATCAAAGTCTTTTGTACGACGTCGAGAAGAATTG AAAGAAAGTGAGATGGGTAGGATTGAGTTTTATAAAGCGACTCATTacaagaatgggttttggacttCTGATGGTGCTGAAAAGAATTAT aatgaaatgataaAACTAAAGAACCAGCCTGTGCCAGAAGGGGAGACACCTATGACAGAGGATCAGATATGTGACAAAGTCCTTAGTCATGCAATAGGATATGTACGTGGTCTTGGCTACGGAGTGAGACCCGACACATCAATCAAGGTAGCACATGCCATGCGTGGACAACTACAAGAATGTACAAATAGGGCAGACGAGGCAGAACGAAGGGCAGAGGTGGCTGAACAAAGGGCAGAGGTAGCTGAAAGAAGGGCAGAAGAATTAACTGAGGAGGTCATCTCTCAACGGTCTACCATCGACTCTTTGACTGTGAAAACAAATCGCCTAGAGTCATTATATGAAAAACTTGCCTCAAGAATGGACATGGGGAGTTCTCCTACATCAACTTG